A single genomic interval of Halocatena salina harbors:
- a CDS encoding CBS domain-containing protein: MDDVFIGNPMSSPMHTVGVDTLLRNAGGLMLEHGIGSVIVIDDNNRLEGILTATDFIRAVAEGDSDPDTTVAASMSTTITTTTANESIRTIADMVLENSFHHIPVVDETDGVIGVITTTDLTAYLSHRQDPSPS, translated from the coding sequence ATAGACGATGTTTTCATCGGGAATCCCATGTCTTCTCCGATGCACACCGTCGGTGTCGACACATTGCTACGGAACGCTGGGGGACTGATGCTCGAACACGGTATCGGCTCGGTGATCGTCATTGACGACAACAATCGTCTCGAAGGAATCCTCACGGCCACTGATTTCATCCGCGCCGTCGCAGAGGGCGACAGTGACCCGGACACGACTGTTGCCGCATCCATGAGTACGACCATCACGACGACCACTGCGAACGAGTCCATTCGGACCATAGCGGACATGGTGCTTGAGAATAGCTTCCATCATATCCCGGTCGTTGACGAGACTGACGGCGTGATCGGTGTCATCACCACAACTGACCTGACGGCGTATCTCTCGCACAGACAGGACCCGAGCCCGTCCTAG
- a CDS encoding cold-shock protein produces MANGSVDFFNDTGGYGFISTEDADEDVFFHMEDIGGADLVEGTDIEFDIEQAPKGPRATNIVRA; encoded by the coding sequence ATGGCAAACGGATCAGTTGATTTCTTCAACGATACTGGCGGTTACGGGTTCATTTCCACTGAGGATGCGGACGAGGATGTCTTCTTTCACATGGAGGATATTGGCGGCGCGGATCTCGTCGAGGGAACGGACATCGAATTTGATATCGAACAGGCCCCCAAGGGCCCCCGCGCGACGAACATCGTCCGCGCCTGA
- a CDS encoding helix-turn-helix domain-containing protein, with protein MELLTERQRQFVTEAIERGYYDSPAVVRSPSLQERSTSTNLLRAGFFTAPKAGLSGSL; from the coding sequence GTGGAACTGCTCACGGAGCGCCAACGGCAGTTCGTCACCGAAGCAATCGAGCGCGGCTACTACGACAGTCCCGCGGTTGTACGCTCACCGAGTTTGCAGGAGCGTTCGACGTCAACAAATCTGCTGCGAGCGGGATTCTTCACCGCGCCGAAGGCCGGATTATCAGGGAGTTTATGA
- a CDS encoding helix-turn-helix domain-containing protein: MSVDDRRPNTTNPEGPIADLLTYAELLNTPKLAQLYIYTLRNGPVGIETIKADLDLPHSTTYKYVGKLEEMDILTRHEEETPTTVGVDSIHLTLDTPQGEVLVTPALVDAVARQLETEDIRVFVERQGIAKLAAALHYTRRVKDGDLTQRTAANKLGVHAIEGITVITALQDVVEAATADDPILELDE; this comes from the coding sequence ATGTCAGTTGACGATCGACGGCCAAATACTACCAATCCCGAAGGACCAATCGCAGACCTCCTTACCTACGCCGAGCTGCTGAACACGCCCAAGCTGGCACAGCTGTACATCTACACTCTCCGAAACGGACCGGTTGGCATTGAGACGATCAAAGCGGATCTTGATCTCCCCCACTCGACCACGTACAAATACGTCGGCAAACTCGAGGAGATGGATATCTTGACCCGTCACGAGGAGGAAACACCCACAACAGTGGGTGTTGATTCGATTCACCTCACGCTTGACACCCCTCAGGGTGAGGTACTCGTAACGCCCGCGCTCGTCGACGCCGTCGCCCGCCAACTCGAGACGGAGGATATCCGTGTGTTCGTCGAGCGCCAGGGAATCGCCAAACTCGCTGCGGCTCTGCACTACACCCGTCGGGTGAAAGACGGTGACCTTACCCAGCGGACGGCCGCGAACAAGCTCGGGGTCCACGCGATCGAGGGCATCACCGTGATCACGGCCCTCCAGGACGTGGTTGAGGCAGCCACGGCAGACGATCCCATTTTGGAGCTTGACGAGTAA
- a CDS encoding DUF7437 domain-containing protein: protein MLDTPALARIYTDVLVNSPTTITAVRDRQDISKSTAYKYANTLAELGVTEELDGHKDRSSLWRAEPVSGIWTDETSIKLGPVIVAVFGATSVDDDLALFMERHGKAALAPAITAMIDYLNGETTRRGVAAALGVPAVKVSPSRR from the coding sequence TTGCTAGACACGCCAGCGCTGGCACGGATTTATACGGATGTATTAGTCAACTCTCCGACGACGATCACTGCTGTCCGTGACCGCCAAGATATCTCTAAGAGTACCGCCTACAAGTACGCTAACACGCTGGCTGAGCTCGGTGTCACGGAAGAACTCGATGGGCACAAAGACAGGTCATCCCTCTGGCGTGCTGAACCTGTCAGTGGTATCTGGACCGATGAAACCTCCATCAAACTTGGGCCTGTTATCGTCGCTGTCTTTGGTGCGACCAGCGTCGATGATGATCTTGCACTCTTCATGGAGCGCCACGGGAAGGCGGCGCTCGCACCCGCAATCACAGCAATGATCGACTATCTCAACGGGGAGACCACGCGGCGCGGCGTCGCTGCTGCTCTCGGGGTACCTGCCGTGAAGGTATCGCCGTCTCGCAGGTAA
- a CDS encoding DUF7539 family protein has product MAGFPDERQLVVRARSQLDQWTKSARIEAYAELFEGNDPILSPEEVYLLDALNSELERQGGDGVWGTDQYGIHTAGTTRSDSSVGIVCVYHPQITKEGALGLVPEVLHWAVYRSRFSAIVRTVEREIPSERANSRLFAPLSSSSSTTTAFS; this is encoded by the coding sequence ATGGCCGGATTCCCAGACGAACGACAGCTCGTCGTCCGGGCACGCTCCCAGTTGGACCAATGGACGAAAAGTGCCCGGATAGAGGCGTACGCTGAACTGTTCGAAGGCAACGATCCGATTCTCTCCCCTGAAGAGGTATACCTCCTCGATGCGCTCAACTCCGAACTGGAGCGACAGGGCGGCGACGGTGTCTGGGGGACCGATCAGTACGGAATCCACACCGCTGGGACCACACGTTCGGACAGTTCGGTTGGAATCGTCTGTGTGTATCATCCGCAGATAACCAAGGAGGGTGCCTTGGGGCTTGTCCCCGAGGTACTTCACTGGGCTGTGTATCGCTCGCGGTTCTCCGCGATCGTCCGCACCGTCGAGCGCGAAATACCGAGTGAGCGCGCTAATTCGCGCTTGTTCGCGCCTTTATCGAGTTCATCGAGCACGACAACAGCCTTCTCGTAG
- a CDS encoding FAD-dependent oxidoreductase: protein MGLETDVLVIGGGATGTGVARDLAMRGLDTTLVEEGALSSGPWCRSHCLLHSGARYVPDDPAGAEACVRENRILKEIAGDCVADTGGLFVQLAADSGAYFEEKVEACREHGIETEVLSSETVRETVPVLAPDAERAVRVPDGVIYPSRLTAATAASAREHGAEIVTRAPITDLRTTDGRVTGGIISPEDGSTETIDAAHVVNATGAWAGKVAGLAGVDIDMRPSRGVMVVVEYDGLDTVLNRCRPPADGDIIVPHDERVILGTTSEGVTDPDDYPKADWEVDLVFEECATMLPDIDSVQILRTYWGVRPLYGPSAETDDERAISRGLTLLDHAERDDTAGFTSIVGGKLTTHRRMAEIVADHVCDRLGVTTDCRTATEPLPGSDDPSVLDGFVREFGATARPMRTLSTPERTTLTTGNRDSGSTALGRC from the coding sequence ATGGGACTGGAGACCGACGTACTGGTCATCGGCGGTGGAGCAACCGGGACCGGCGTCGCCCGCGATCTCGCAATGCGCGGACTCGATACGACTCTCGTCGAAGAGGGGGCGCTTTCGAGCGGCCCGTGGTGCCGCTCGCACTGTCTGCTTCACAGCGGGGCGCGCTACGTGCCCGACGATCCCGCTGGTGCCGAGGCGTGTGTCCGGGAGAACCGAATCCTAAAGGAGATAGCCGGAGATTGCGTTGCCGACACCGGTGGATTGTTCGTCCAGCTCGCAGCCGACAGCGGAGCGTACTTCGAGGAGAAAGTCGAAGCGTGCCGCGAACACGGCATCGAGACCGAGGTGCTCTCGAGCGAGACAGTCCGGGAAACGGTCCCGGTACTCGCTCCGGATGCAGAGCGCGCTGTCCGGGTTCCCGACGGTGTGATCTATCCCTCGCGGCTCACGGCGGCTACCGCTGCGAGCGCCCGTGAACACGGTGCGGAAATCGTTACTCGAGCACCCATCACCGATCTCCGCACCACGGATGGCCGAGTCACGGGAGGAATCATCAGCCCCGAAGACGGCAGTACGGAGACGATCGACGCTGCTCACGTCGTCAATGCGACCGGCGCGTGGGCCGGGAAAGTCGCCGGGTTGGCTGGCGTTGACATCGATATGCGCCCAAGCCGGGGTGTGATGGTTGTGGTAGAGTACGATGGACTCGATACGGTGTTGAACCGCTGTCGGCCCCCGGCGGACGGTGACATCATCGTTCCACACGACGAGCGGGTGATCCTCGGCACAACCAGCGAGGGGGTCACCGACCCGGACGACTACCCGAAGGCGGACTGGGAGGTCGATCTCGTGTTCGAAGAGTGCGCAACCATGCTTCCGGATATCGACTCGGTCCAGATACTGCGAACCTACTGGGGTGTCAGACCGCTCTACGGCCCATCGGCAGAAACGGACGACGAGCGCGCCATCTCACGGGGGCTCACGCTGCTCGATCACGCAGAACGAGACGATACTGCCGGGTTCACCAGCATCGTCGGCGGGAAGCTCACGACTCACCGACGGATGGCTGAGATCGTTGCCGATCACGTCTGTGATCGACTCGGCGTCACCACCGATTGTCGCACGGCCACGGAACCCTTGCCCGGGAGCGACGATCCGTCCGTGCTCGACGGGTTCGTCCGGGAGTTTGGGGCCACAGCCCGTCCGATGCGGACGTTATCGACACCTGAACGAACCACACTCACGACGGGGAACCGTGATTCAGGAAGCACTGCACTAGGTCGCTGCTGA
- a CDS encoding rubrerythrin-like domain-containing protein, translating to MPVNSKSVSEPTLYVCRDCGNGIEDSEDTISCPQCGGRLVNSSVPHDD from the coding sequence ATGCCAGTCAATAGCAAATCCGTTTCCGAGCCAACGCTATACGTGTGTCGTGACTGTGGGAACGGTATCGAAGACTCCGAGGACACGATCAGCTGTCCCCAATGTGGGGGCCGGTTGGTAAATAGTAGCGTTCCGCACGACGACTAA
- a CDS encoding metal-dependent hydrolase family protein, with protein MSMKSFDCGTLIDGIANEPIRDAVVLVKDGIIEEIGPQESVSVPDNAEQIDHSNEIVIPGLIDAHVHLTGKQSMNPFQALTTGRVESAARATADCRKLLDAGFTTVRDVGSGTALGLKAAINTGDIPGPRVFSSGPPINQTGGHIDAHFLPIEWLDIDQSPHTRSNWFSDRILADGPAECRKAARRNIREGVDLLKIATTGGVISEKDHPQQQQYTDDEIAAITEEAHRVGIDVASHAQGSEGVKSALRNGVDTIEHGFYLDDKAIEMMLETDATFVPTLSVMHQIVTEGSDHGMPEYGLRKAREAWEAHIESTQSAYEAGVPIALATDFLGNEFTPYGKENLLEAELFVEEIGMTEMDVVKAATSVAARTIPDARVGGIKPGNHADFVAIDIDPLSDISALRETNTVYKGGHPGEASAPSYREEQ; from the coding sequence ATGAGTATGAAATCTTTCGACTGCGGTACGCTCATCGATGGGATAGCTAATGAACCGATACGAGACGCAGTTGTTCTCGTCAAGGACGGAATCATTGAAGAGATTGGCCCTCAAGAGTCGGTCTCCGTACCGGATAACGCAGAGCAAATCGACCACTCCAATGAAATCGTTATCCCCGGCTTGATCGACGCGCATGTGCATCTCACCGGCAAGCAGTCGATGAATCCGTTTCAGGCACTGACAACTGGAAGGGTTGAAAGCGCTGCTCGTGCAACTGCCGACTGCCGAAAACTCCTCGACGCAGGCTTCACCACTGTCCGTGATGTTGGCAGTGGAACGGCTCTTGGACTCAAAGCAGCAATCAATACAGGTGATATCCCCGGTCCACGCGTCTTCTCAAGCGGGCCGCCTATCAACCAGACCGGTGGTCACATAGACGCCCATTTCCTTCCTATCGAATGGCTTGATATCGACCAGAGTCCGCATACCCGTTCGAACTGGTTCAGCGATCGAATTCTTGCGGATGGTCCCGCCGAATGTCGGAAGGCGGCACGTCGAAACATCAGAGAAGGCGTCGACCTCTTGAAGATCGCGACGACCGGTGGAGTAATATCGGAAAAGGATCATCCTCAACAACAGCAGTATACGGACGATGAGATCGCAGCAATCACCGAAGAGGCTCATCGTGTCGGTATTGATGTCGCCTCCCATGCCCAAGGGAGTGAAGGAGTTAAATCCGCCCTGCGCAACGGGGTCGACACAATCGAACACGGGTTCTATTTGGATGACAAGGCAATTGAGATGATGTTGGAGACCGACGCTACGTTCGTGCCGACACTCTCGGTGATGCACCAGATTGTTACTGAGGGATCAGACCATGGCATGCCGGAGTACGGGCTCCGAAAGGCTCGCGAAGCCTGGGAAGCGCACATTGAGTCCACTCAATCGGCGTATGAGGCCGGCGTGCCAATCGCCCTTGCGACGGACTTCCTCGGTAACGAATTCACGCCTTACGGGAAGGAAAATTTGCTTGAGGCTGAATTATTCGTTGAGGAAATCGGTATGACCGAAATGGACGTTGTCAAGGCCGCAACAAGCGTCGCAGCCCGTACGATTCCTGATGCCCGTGTAGGGGGGATCAAACCCGGTAATCACGCTGATTTCGTAGCAATCGACATCGATCCTCTGTCGGACATCAGTGCACTTCGCGAAACGAACACTGTCTACAAGGGGGGACACCCAGGGGAGGCATCCGCACCGTCGTATCGAGAGGAGCAATAA
- a CDS encoding cold-shock protein: MAKDTVDFFKHSAGYGFISTEDADAEVFFHMEDVGGADLEEEPDIEFDIEQAPKGPRAMNVVHV, translated from the coding sequence ATGGCAAAGGATACGGTTGATTTCTTCAAGCACTCTGCCGGCTACGGTTTCATTTCCACCGAGGATGCGGACGCCGAGGTGTTCTTCCACATGGAAGACGTTGGCGGCGCTGACCTCGAAGAGGAACCGGATATCGAGTTCGACATCGAACAAGCCCCGAAGGGCCCGCGCGCAATGAACGTCGTCCACGTCTAA
- a CDS encoding GNAT family N-acetyltransferase yields MEIRPLDATEIDSVRRIARESLAASYGVLGDETIETAIEEWYAADAFDEYLASDEMVFLVAADEDDVVGFSQSHIVETVDKGRILWLHVAPEHRGRHIATELFDATRELLTERGTERITGLVLAENDEGNHFYTTHGFEKLYDRTITIAGNVHVENVYGEEGTELGELAPRTATDGEQIYVDFEESSRGSSGPFHPSYLEQDRTQLYGWYCSNCDTTDNAMDSMGHIKCNQCGNLRKATRWDAAYL; encoded by the coding sequence ATGGAGATTCGACCGCTTGATGCAACAGAGATCGATTCGGTGCGGCGAATAGCTCGCGAGTCGTTAGCGGCGTCGTATGGTGTCCTTGGTGATGAGACAATCGAGACGGCTATTGAGGAGTGGTATGCAGCAGACGCGTTCGACGAATACCTCGCTAGTGACGAGATGGTGTTTCTTGTCGCGGCCGACGAGGACGATGTCGTCGGCTTTTCTCAGAGCCACATTGTCGAAACGGTCGACAAAGGACGGATCCTGTGGCTACACGTCGCTCCCGAGCACCGTGGACGACACATCGCCACGGAACTCTTCGATGCGACACGAGAACTGCTCACAGAGCGTGGCACCGAGCGCATCACGGGATTGGTTCTGGCTGAGAACGATGAGGGCAACCACTTCTATACGACTCACGGCTTCGAGAAACTCTACGACCGGACGATCACGATCGCTGGCAACGTCCACGTCGAGAACGTCTACGGTGAGGAAGGAACTGAACTCGGCGAATTAGCACCACGAACCGCGACCGATGGTGAGCAGATATACGTTGACTTCGAGGAGAGTTCTCGGGGATCGTCCGGGCCGTTCCACCCATCGTATCTGGAGCAAGACCGAACGCAGCTCTACGGCTGGTACTGCTCGAACTGTGATACAACGGACAACGCCATGGATTCGATGGGACACATCAAGTGCAATCAGTGTGGAAATCTACGCAAGGCGACTCGCTGGGACGCGGCGTACCTGTAA
- a CDS encoding SLC13 family permease produces the protein MLVVFAIILLTLVLFVTEWFPIDVTAILVMVLLMVLEPWTQISPQEGISGFANPATITVLAMLILSTGINRTGIVQLIGQRMAAFAGTDRRKQLAATIGITGPVSGAINNTPVVAILVPVINDLAHNGKTSPSKLLIPLSFASMLGGTLTLIGTSTNILASDIAAQLGAESPGLGLHAFGMFEFTKLGVVVFAVGAIYLMTIGVRLLPERVSADEDLVEEYALQEYLADVVVPANSSLIGQPVEEAFGDDDLDIDVLQLLRDGERFSNLLARKEIRENDTLRLRTHRETLEHIIDVEGLTLAGGPRTEDGLHPDEEEPVLVEVVIPSGSFLVGETLASSTFRHRYDANVLAFRTRGDVVQDRFEDIRIRVGDTLLVQAPPDSLTRLVENEDFIVAHEFDEVTYRTEKIPFAVGIIAGVVSLPALNILPLVVSALAGVVAMVFTGVLKPTELYSSVEWNVIFLLAGVIPLGIALQQTGAAALLGNAVASTATFLPAIGVLWVFYLATGLLTSVISNNASVVLMIPVAASTAQSIGANAFAFVLAVTFAASTAFMTPVGYQTNLFVYGPGGYTFSDFLRVGAPLQLLLSVVTVIGIAFFWGVRV, from the coding sequence ATGCTCGTCGTTTTCGCCATCATTCTTCTCACGCTCGTTTTGTTTGTGACCGAATGGTTCCCGATTGACGTCACCGCCATCCTGGTGATGGTTTTGTTGATGGTTCTCGAGCCATGGACACAAATTTCTCCGCAGGAGGGAATCTCGGGATTTGCCAACCCGGCCACGATTACTGTGCTGGCCATGCTCATTCTGAGCACGGGAATCAACCGAACCGGCATCGTCCAGCTGATCGGCCAGAGGATGGCCGCGTTCGCCGGTACCGACCGGCGCAAGCAACTTGCCGCGACGATCGGAATCACCGGGCCGGTCTCAGGGGCCATCAACAATACACCGGTCGTCGCTATTCTGGTCCCAGTTATCAACGATCTCGCACATAACGGCAAGACTTCACCGTCGAAGCTGCTCATCCCGCTGTCGTTCGCCTCGATGCTTGGAGGAACGCTGACGCTCATCGGGACATCGACGAACATTCTCGCGAGCGATATCGCAGCCCAACTCGGTGCAGAGTCCCCCGGTCTCGGGTTGCACGCATTCGGAATGTTCGAGTTCACCAAGCTCGGGGTCGTTGTCTTCGCGGTCGGCGCCATCTATCTCATGACGATCGGCGTTCGATTACTTCCCGAGCGAGTTTCAGCCGACGAGGACCTCGTCGAGGAGTATGCCCTCCAGGAGTACCTCGCAGACGTCGTCGTCCCTGCGAATTCGTCGTTGATCGGGCAGCCTGTCGAGGAAGCGTTCGGTGATGATGACCTCGACATCGACGTGTTACAGCTGCTTCGAGACGGGGAGCGCTTCTCCAACCTGCTGGCGCGCAAGGAGATTCGCGAGAATGACACGCTCCGACTCAGAACGCACCGAGAGACGCTCGAACACATCATAGATGTGGAAGGACTCACGCTAGCGGGAGGTCCCCGAACCGAAGACGGCCTCCACCCGGACGAGGAGGAACCAGTCCTCGTCGAGGTTGTCATTCCGTCAGGGTCATTCCTCGTCGGCGAAACCCTCGCGAGTTCGACGTTCCGTCACCGCTACGACGCGAACGTCCTCGCCTTTCGAACCCGTGGTGACGTAGTCCAGGATCGATTCGAAGACATCCGTATTCGTGTCGGTGACACACTCCTCGTGCAGGCACCGCCCGATAGCCTCACTCGACTCGTCGAGAACGAGGACTTCATCGTTGCACACGAGTTCGACGAGGTGACCTATCGGACCGAGAAGATCCCGTTCGCGGTTGGTATCATTGCCGGCGTCGTCTCACTGCCAGCGTTAAACATCCTTCCGCTCGTCGTCTCGGCGTTAGCGGGGGTGGTGGCGATGGTCTTTACCGGCGTCCTCAAACCGACCGAACTCTATTCGTCAGTCGAGTGGAACGTAATCTTCCTCCTAGCAGGTGTTATCCCACTGGGAATTGCCCTGCAGCAGACGGGAGCTGCTGCGCTTCTCGGGAACGCCGTCGCCTCGACGGCAACATTCCTGCCAGCGATCGGCGTCCTGTGGGTGTTCTATCTCGCGACCGGCCTGTTGACGAGCGTCATCAGCAACAACGCGAGCGTCGTATTGATGATTCCCGTCGCTGCCAGCACTGCGCAGTCAATCGGAGCGAACGCGTTCGCGTTCGTGTTGGCCGTGACATTCGCAGCCTCAACCGCCTTCATGACACCCGTGGGCTACCAGACGAATCTCTTCGTTTACGGGCCCGGTGGATACACGTTTTCAGACTTCCTCCGCGTCGGCGCGCCGTTACAGTTGCTGCTGTCGGTCGTTACGGTCATCGGAATCGCGTTCTTCTGGGGCGTCCGTGTGTGA